One Paraburkholderia caffeinilytica DNA segment encodes these proteins:
- a CDS encoding glycosyltransferase family 4 protein, which produces MKIGVDLHVLNGINQGSKTYLDNLYTAVQEWEKPKHNFVFYFNDISGIDSKWASFGEIRRYRTTGRTGRLVFGAAMAQIEDGLDLFHSQYIRPLSSVCGNIVTIHDLLYETHPEFFSKAFVIRSRTLIKWSAARSKHVLTVSEYSRRQLIERYKLAPSQVSITSNGVDRDAFKVDRSAAKEYVRSKYGCADYILTVGRLEPRKNHLGLLKAYKILKERHSDFPKLVFVGQRDFGFESMLRYISENDIQSDVKIIEDAKHADLIRLYRAAYLFVYPSFAEGFGIPPLEAMAADCPVVCSNTTSMNELFSSGARMVDPHDIEELVNAIFEVCNDSELQNRLRVRGDAIAEQHTWRAAARNLVTAFDSVDC; this is translated from the coding sequence ATGAAAATCGGTGTCGATCTCCATGTACTTAATGGAATAAATCAAGGCAGCAAAACCTATCTCGACAATCTTTACACCGCAGTGCAAGAGTGGGAAAAGCCGAAGCATAATTTCGTGTTTTATTTTAATGATATTTCTGGAATTGATAGTAAGTGGGCAAGTTTTGGCGAAATTAGGAGATATAGAACGACTGGGCGAACCGGTCGATTGGTGTTCGGTGCGGCAATGGCTCAAATCGAGGATGGGTTGGATCTGTTTCATTCTCAATACATTAGACCTCTGTCGTCTGTATGTGGAAACATTGTCACAATACACGACCTCCTTTACGAGACGCATCCAGAATTTTTTTCAAAAGCGTTCGTTATACGATCCCGAACTTTGATCAAATGGTCGGCCGCTCGATCGAAACATGTGCTTACAGTTTCAGAATATTCGAGGCGACAGCTCATTGAGCGCTACAAACTTGCTCCCTCGCAAGTAAGCATTACCTCAAATGGAGTTGACCGTGACGCGTTCAAAGTCGATCGCTCTGCGGCAAAAGAATATGTGCGTAGTAAATATGGCTGCGCGGATTACATATTAACGGTTGGAAGGTTGGAGCCCAGAAAAAACCATCTTGGGCTTCTGAAAGCATACAAAATTTTGAAGGAAAGGCATTCGGATTTTCCAAAACTGGTGTTTGTTGGGCAACGCGATTTCGGCTTCGAGTCGATGCTTCGATACATAAGCGAGAACGACATTCAGTCTGACGTCAAAATTATCGAGGATGCGAAGCATGCAGATTTAATTCGACTTTATCGGGCAGCTTATCTTTTTGTGTACCCGTCCTTCGCGGAGGGTTTTGGGATTCCGCCTTTGGAGGCTATGGCCGCGGATTGCCCCGTTGTTTGCTCGAATACAACCTCGATGAACGAATTGTTCTCTTCGGGCGCCCGGATGGTTGATCCCCACGACATTGAGGAGTTGGTAAATGCAATCTTCGAAGTTTGTAACGATAGCGAGCTTCAGAATCGGTTGCGTGTTCGCGGCGATGCGATCGCTGAGCAGCACACTTGGAGGGCCGCTGCGCGGAATCTGGTCACTGCTTTCGATTCGGTTGATTGCTAG
- a CDS encoding glycosyltransferase family 2 protein, whose translation MSKVDIVIVNWNGLAYCQSLLPQIRDCFDEEVGAVIIVDNASTDGSGEYIRSFHSWVTLVQSRENVGYARGNNLALPYCKSKYILFLNNDTEICDESLLTKLVQHCERDSTIGAISPLLNLKNGRFQTGAGGYDRGLNSFLSYFLGFSRISPNRAKPFYVDQSRYADSTIPFELDWVTGAAVLMRNDVVKRINGWPDDYFMYAEDVKMCRSIRAMGYKICLAPSCRIVHFHGGTEDKTQVSTRWIDSTLGEYAFRKGRTLGKVAAGIFLVGFCLRWFFYSLKSMLRSDLTAASARKKMRLYALAAMRFVYQN comes from the coding sequence ATGTCAAAAGTCGATATCGTAATTGTGAACTGGAATGGGCTTGCCTACTGCCAGTCTCTACTTCCTCAAATACGAGATTGCTTCGATGAGGAGGTCGGTGCCGTAATAATTGTAGATAACGCGTCAACCGACGGAAGTGGAGAATATATCAGGTCGTTCCATTCTTGGGTAACTCTTGTTCAGTCTCGGGAAAACGTCGGCTATGCTAGAGGGAATAATCTTGCATTGCCGTATTGCAAATCTAAATATATTTTATTTTTGAATAACGACACAGAGATATGTGACGAAAGTCTGTTGACGAAACTCGTTCAACATTGCGAACGCGATTCGACCATCGGAGCAATCTCACCGCTGCTCAATCTGAAAAATGGGCGATTTCAGACCGGGGCGGGTGGATACGACAGAGGCTTGAATTCGTTCCTTTCGTACTTTTTGGGGTTTTCTCGGATATCGCCGAATCGTGCGAAACCGTTCTATGTTGACCAGAGTCGCTATGCGGACAGCACTATACCGTTCGAGCTAGATTGGGTAACTGGAGCGGCTGTTTTAATGCGAAACGACGTTGTTAAGCGCATAAATGGATGGCCAGACGATTATTTTATGTATGCTGAAGACGTCAAAATGTGCCGGTCTATCAGGGCCATGGGTTACAAAATATGTCTGGCGCCGTCTTGTCGCATAGTCCATTTTCACGGTGGAACGGAGGATAAAACCCAGGTTAGCACCCGCTGGATTGATTCGACCTTGGGCGAATATGCATTTAGAAAAGGACGGACCTTGGGAAAAGTAGCCGCAGGAATATTTCTTGTGGGCTTTTGCCTAAGATGGTTTTTTTATTCGCTAAAAAGTATGCTTCGATCGGATTTGACTGCCGCATCTGCACGCAAAAAAATGCGTTTGTATGCGCTTGCCGCAATGCGATTCGTATACCAAAACTAA